A window from Triticum aestivum cultivar Chinese Spring chromosome 6D, IWGSC CS RefSeq v2.1, whole genome shotgun sequence encodes these proteins:
- the LOC123142722 gene encoding uncharacterized protein, whose translation MATAAASRPSGPVLSTPNCRSASPSPVKLAGGGATHSPGKPVSGSSPSSTRSRRFCTCSPTNHPGSFRCSLHKARKQAAAAGSSKPGSPPSSRGLGLKRMNSRQCASRALRPSPAAQQSQHLRRAGGFLPRTSRLSAMSTAGERPGDKLYFISLVVKVSVDFLVWLWNLARGI comes from the coding sequence ATGGCGACGGCGGCTGCGAGTCGGCCCAGCGGGCCTGTGCTCTCGACACCCAACTGCCGCTCCGCCTCACCCAGCCCCGtcaagctcgccggcggcggcgccacccACTCGCCGGGCAAGCCCGTCAGCGGCTCGTCCCCGTCCTCTACCAGGAGCCGGCGCTTCTGCACGTGCTCACCGACGAACCACCCGGGCTCGTTCCGGTGCAGCCTCCACAAGGCGCGCAAGCAGGCGGCCGCCGCCGGCAGCAGCAAGCCCGGCTCCCCGCCGTCCAGCCGCGGTCTGGGCTTGAAGCGAATGAACAGCCGGCAGTGCGCCAGCAGGGCCCTCAGGCCGTCCCCCGCGGCGCAGCAGTCGCAGCACCTGAGGCGCGCGGGCGGGTTCCTCCCAAGGACGAGCAGGCTCTCCGCCATGTCCACGGCCGGCGAGCGTCCCGGCGACAAGCTGTACTTTATCAGTTTGGTTGTGAAAGTTAGTGTAGATTTTCTTGTTTGGTTGTGGAACCTCGCACGGGGAATTTAA